The window GGATCGCACCTGTGTCTGATTGAAACCAGAGATCTCAAATCTACCTTAATACCATTAATTATGGGAAACAGCTTGTCCATACTGACCTATTTAGTGATTGCGCAGGGACCCTGTGGCTGAAGGAAAACTGCCCATCTACCGTGTTGCTGTCGTAATTCCGTAATACTCAAGTACTTTTATTATGTTCCGGTTACAAAATCAGCACACCATGAACCCGGGCGGTTTTCGTTCAATCACTCTTTTAAAAAAAACACAATGCCTCCCGGGTCGGCTCAGTAATCGTAAGCAAAACAGGTATTCACGCCAGCAAACTCCGGTGCAATCAGCTGCTGCAGCCTCCTTACCGCCCTCTCTCCTCTATCCCCCATGTGCGCGGAGAAATCATTTACGTACATCGCTATATGAGACGAGACAACACTCTTTTCCGTTTCCTGGGCATGCTCCCGGATAAAAGCCGTCGACTTTTCAGGATTCTTCCAGGCAAACTCGACACTCTGGCGAATCAGCTCATCCACCCGCTTCGCCACATCGGAACCTAACTCCCTGCGAACCACAATGCCTCCCAACGGGATCGGTGCCCCGGTCTTATGCTCCCAATACTCACCCAGGTCACAGATCAGATACAAGCCGTCCGCTTCATAAGTAAATCGATTCTCATGAATCACCAGGCTTTGCACCCTCTCCCCCTTTAACAGATCTCGATACAATTCATCAAAACAGGCATACTCAACTTCAAAAGTTACCCCTTTACGCTCAGCCCAAAACCGAAGAAGGGTATTTGCTGTTGTGTTTTTCCCCGGAACACCTACCGGAATATCCGGATCAAGAAGATTTGATTTTGCAGAAAGGAGAAGCGGGCCACACCCATACCCCATGGCACCCCCGGAATATAAAAGGCCATATGTATCCTGTACATTCCACAGATTCCCGAAAGAAATTTTTACGACATCAAAATCCCCGGCCTGAGCACCTTCATTCAGTCTCTGAACATCGGCAAAAGTTACCTCAAACTCAAATAATCCCGTATCTATCAATCGATGTAACAGGGCATGAAAGATAAACGTATCATTGGGACACGGTGAAATACCCATTTTCAACTTCACAATAAGACTCCAAACAATCTCCTTAATGACTCCAACGCACCGGCAATATCCCAACTCCCCTTATCCCGGCCGGCAGCAATATTGGATATACTTCGAACTTCCAATACCGGAATCCCAAAGTCTTTCCAGAACTTCAACGCTCCGGCACCTTCCATAGACTCCACTTCAACACCATATTTTTGCGCACGAAAAATACCGGTCGCTGACGACCCTGTAGCCATGTTAACGGTCGCACCGGAAACGATGGGAAGGGCCCACAGAGAATCCCCAAACAAATCGTCAAAGAGAGCCAGGCACTCACTCTCATAATATTCAATTCCCCCTAGTCCCAGATCTTCCAGACTTAAAAAAGAACCGGAATCTTCTGCCCCCAAATCCGCCACAACCTCTTTTCCAATAATAACAGGAACACGCAACGTTCTCACCTCTTCCCTTGCAGCCGCATAAGCGCCTGCAATGCCCAGATGCAGCACCCTGTCTACAGGGACCCGTAAATGAAACCTCACAAGTGAAGCATAGGTATTTAACGCCCCTATTCCAGTTTCTAAAAAATAAAAACCTCCCTTTTCAAAGCCGTTGACCGCATGCACAATTTCTGATGGGGTGATAGATGGGAATACTCCCCGAAGCTCACATGAGGATGCAGCACAAATTAACGTTCTCATAATGCAGCACTCAACTCCGGACTAAACCCTCATTGCCTGGAACGCAGAATGGTTTTGCCCCTTAAAGATCAATTGGATTTTTAATTCAATTGCAGGGATTTATTATACTTTTTTCAAAGAGTAATAAATAGTGATACGGCATAAATTCATGCCTTTCTACGAATGTAAATCCAGCTTCTTCAGCCTCTTTTAAAACAATTTCTTCGGGGACTTTCTCCTCTTTCGGAGGTCCAAAAGGCGATGGTTTGCGAGGATCCCAGTCAATAATGACTAATTTACCATGGAGATGCAGGTCATTCTTGACATTTTTCAAGAGCAAAAGAGGTTGTTCCAACTCGTGATAGATATTTGCCATAAAAGCATAATCTAAGGTATTTTCGGGAAGTGCCGGGTCATCGATTTCACCCAGAACAACTCGAATGTTCTCTATCTGCATCTGATCTACCTTTTGGGCAATGTAATCAACCATCCCCTTCTGGATATCTTCCGCATAAACCAGGCCTCTGGCCCCTACTTTCTCCGCCAGGGGGATAGTAAAAAAACCGGAACCCGCCCCTATATCAGCCACTACGTCACCGGATTGAATACCCACTCTCTTCATGATCTCTTCAATATCCTGCCATTCCCTCTGCTCCTCCAGTACGGGTATTTTTGCCGGAGGAAAGAGCCGGCCAGGCCGTCTGGTGTCAGCCGATAGAGATAAGCAGCAGGATAGCCATAGTGACATGGCAATAAAGAGATATTTTACCATAGTTACCTGCATCTGTTATTTCCCCTTTCCCTGTTTACTGAACAGCTATCATTCATCTATTAAAAATAGATGATCTTCTGAGAAATACAAGAAAAAAAACCTTTTCCAGGATCGCCGTTAACCGAATCCAATACGAAAACTGATCTGGTTTTGATTTTTCTGAACACCAGAGCCTGGTTGCTGGTATCCCCGGACAAAAGGCACCGAGGACTTTCCTCGCTCTGTTTTTTCTCAGATTTTATCCGAAAACCATTACAAGGCGAGTATATCTTCTTACTTCGAGGCAGTGCATCCTGCCTGACAATGAAGTTAAGTGCGGGTATGCTCCCGCATGAGAAAAATTCCAATTTATTTACCGGTAAAAACAGCGTTGTCCGGTTAGGTTTTTGCGTAGGCGGCTTTTGTCATACTCGAACGTCTTTATCGGGTATCCAGAGACTCGTTTCATCATAGATTCCCGCTAAAAACATGCGAGAATGACAGTTTTGGGGCAATAAATTAAATACGCAAAAACCTAACCGGACACTACTGCGGCAAAATGGAAATCCCTCTATCATCAAACTGCCACATAAAACATACTCTTGTAATTAAAACCTCTCAAGGTATAATCCCTTTTATACCGACGGTAAAATGGTTTCTGGAATTTCAGGGTATGAGGCTGCGATTTCAAACAATGTATACTGTGGTGGAAAAACTGACATAGTAAAACTATGAAAAAGAGAAGATTCAGGCAACTCATAACAGTCCGGAAAGGCAGAAAAATCAGATATGAGCGACAGTGAATTCAAAGGCGAAAAACCCAAAGGAACGATTTCAGAGCCGCAGGAAGAGAAGAGAACGGGTGAGGGGGAGAAAGCGACAACGGGTCTGTCCGACTATCAGCTATGGAGCACATTTATCTGGAAACTCATGCGTGCATTAGCTGCTACCCTTCTGGGCGGAACTCTGGTTTATTTTATATGCAGGTTGTTAATAAGCTAAATAGCGGAACCAGCATCTTCCGATGCAAATCGATTCAGCGTGTTTTCTAGGTTTTCTTTTCTTCCCACTGGCCAGTAAAAACAAATTCGGCAGGTCCTGTCATATACGTTTTATTGTCTTCCGTCCATTCAGTCAGCAGATCACCACCCAGCAAACAAACAGTTATTGATCTTTCGGTTTTTTTATTAAGTACACTGGCAACGCAGGATGCTATTGCACCGGTGCCGCATGCCAGAGTTTCCCCGGAGCCCCTTTCCCAGGTTCTCATTTTTATTTTATTCGAAGAAATAATCTGTACAAAATGTGCATTTATTCTTTGAGGGAACACATCGTGATTCTCAATGGCTTTTCCAATACTTTCAAGCGCTAAAGAATCAACATCATCCCAGAACGATATACAGTGCGGGTTCCCCATAGAGACACAGGTGATGTTTATGGAAGAGTTGTCAAGGTGGAGCGGTTCGTTTATGACAATCTCATTTTTCCCTACCATGGGTATCTCATTTCTCAGCAACAATGGGGTACCCATCTCTACTTTTACCCGGGAAACAGTATCATCTGTGAGGGTCAGCATTGCAGTCTTTATACCTGCTAATGTCTCAATGGTAATCTTTTCACATTTTTTCAGATCACAGGCATAAGAATATTTTGCTACACACCTGATGCCATTACCACACATTTGTGCCTCACTCCCGTCTGCATTAAATATGCGCATTTTAACATCGGCAACCTCAGACGGCATAATTAAGATTAAGCCATCACTGCCAACACCATAATGCCTGTCACTTATTGCTACTGCTAATTTTGATGGATTTTCAACGACTTCATCAAAGCAATTGATGTATACATAATCATTCCCGATTCCTTGCATTTTTGTAAATTTCAATGTATTTACCTCATCAGGTTCATGGTAGAAAATAGTGAGTAGATATTTGATGAAGATTTTACCAAAGTACCTATTTTTGTCAATATATCAATAATAAGGGCTCCTCTTATAATTTTTTACTTGAAATGTGTGCCCAACATATTACACTCATACTGCATGATTGAGATATTTAATACCTGTCTTTTCTCTCCCTTACCCCGGAAAAACATATGCGAACGCTTGTAACCGGCGGATCAGGCTTTTTAGGATCCCATATTTGTGATTATCTCTTAGATAAGGGGCACCAGGTGATATGTATGGACAATCTCCTGACTGGAACCACCTCAAATATTAATCATCTCATGGGAAATCCGAATTTCCAGTTTATTAAACATAATGTGAGTGATTACATTTACATTGGAGGAGAAATTGATGCTATTTTACATTTTGCGTCACCGGCAAGCCCACTGGATTATTTAAGATTGCCTATTCAAACGTTAAAGGTCGGCTCACTGGGAACACTGAATGCTTTAGGGGTAGCAAAAAACAAGGATGCCAGGTTTCTCCTGGCATCGACATCAGAAGTTTACGGTGATCCCCTCGCCCATCCACAAAGCGAAGATTACTGGGGAAACGTGAATCCCGTAGGACCGAGAGGTGTTTACGATGAAGCAAAAAGATTTGCTGAGGCAATGGTTATGGCTTACCACACACATCACGGACTTGACACAAAGATTGCGAGAATTTTCAATACCTATGGGCCAAGGATGCGGATAAAGGATGGAAGAGCATTGCCTGCATTTATTTCACAGGCAATTGTTGGTGACGATTTAACCGTTTTTGGTGACGGTTCCCAGACGAGGAGTTTTTGCTACGTTTCTGATCTGGTTGATGGCATCTGTAAGCTGCTTATGTCGGAATATAATCACCCGGTAAATATTGGAAATCCTGAAGAGTTAACGTTAATGGATATGGCCAGAGAGATCATTGATCTTACACAAAGTAAAAGTGGAATAGTCTTCAAACCTTTGCCTACCGATGATCCAAAATGCAGACAGCCGGACATAACCAAGGCGAAAGAGTTATTGGATTGGTCACCTAAGACAGGACGAACAGAAGGTCTCAAAAAAACCATTGAATACTTTAAAGGTGTATTAGGAAAATAAACAAAGCTGTTTCCCATAAATAATTGTTTACTCCCTGTCAAGCTTGAAGGCCTTATGTACTGCAACAAGAGCCCTGTCAGCACACTTCTGGTCTATAACACAAGAAATCTTGATCTCGGAAGTACTTATCATTTGAATGTTTATCTCTTCATCGGCTAATGCACGAAACAGATCTTCCGCGATACCACAGTGAGATCTCATGCCGATACCTACGATAGAGAGTTTTGCGATCTTGTCATCGGCAATGATGCCAGTTGCATTGATTTTATTCTTAATTCTCTCTGTTGTTTCAAGAGCAAACGCCAGATCGTCTCGCAGTACCGTGAACGTCACATCTGCTAAACCGTTTGAGCTTATGTTTTGTATGATCACATCGACGTTTATTTTTGCTTCCGCCAGCTCCTGAAAGATCTTTGCGGCGCTGCCAGGTCTGTCTGGTATTCCCATAATGGTAATTTTTGCTTCATTCTTTGTGACAGTTGCTCCACTGACGACTATGTTTTCCATTTCACTAACCTCTCTGCATATAAGGGTTCCTGAACCATCGTTAAAGCTTGGTCTCACACGGAGCGGGACATTATATTTTTTGGCAACTTCTATCGATCTCACATTAAGAACCTGAGCACCTAAACTTGCGAGCTCTAATATTTCATCATATGATATTTTCGCAAGTTTTCGTGCATCGGGGACAATACGCGGATCAGATGTATACACTCCATCCACATCCGTAAATATATCACACATATCCGCTTTGAGAAGAGCCGCAATTGCAACAGCCGTAGTATCGGAACCGCCACGGCCAAGCGTAGTTATATTGTCGTTTTCATCAACTCCTTGATACCCGGCGATTACGATAATTTTATTACGAGAAAGCTCTGCTGAGATTCGATCTGCGTTTATGTTAACAATTCGTGCCTTTGTATGAGTACTATCTGTGGTAATTCCTATTTGCCTGCCGGAAAATGATACTGCAGGAAAACCGAGAGAATGAATTGCCATGGCCATCAGTGCACACGACATCTGTTCTCCGGTGGAAAGGAGCATATCAAGTTCGCGTGTGGATGGTCTTTTGTCAATTTCATACGCTAACTCCAAGAGGTCATCTGTCATTTTTCCTCGTGCCGAGACGACTACGATAACTTTGTTGCCATTCGAAAAAGTTTCAGTTACACGTTTCGCTGCAGCTTTAATACGTGCAGCATCGGCGACAGATGTCCCGCCGAATTTTTGAACAATGAGTTGCACTGTTTCTCCTGTATAATTGTTGAATAGGTAACATTAATTGGTTTTTCACAAATAAACATATATGGCACTGTTTTTTATTCCAGGTTCGCGTGTCTGTTCATCATTTCGGCCTCTTCCCTGTCCAGCAAGCGAACAAGTGTCAAAATAACAGCATCGAGGTAAACGAGACAGGCCTGTTCAAACAACGTGCTGCGAAACTGTACAGAATATTTGGATTGAAAAACATGACCTATCTCTCTTGCTGGTGCCGGTATTTCAATTGTTAAGGTTGATTTGCGTGATAGTTCCGAATCAGGATGAGCGGTGATGACGACAATGAATGCATCCAGATCTCTTGCCAGACTCGCTATATGACAAGTTATCGAAGTTTTACCAGAACTGCTGCAGGCAATAAGTAAGTCTCCATTGTCAATGTTTGGTGTGGTTGTTTCACCAACAACAAAACACTTAAATCCGATATGGGTTAACCGCATGGCAAATGTCCTGGCAACAAGCCCGGAACGGCCTTGCCCCGTAACAAATATATTGTTTGAATCCTTAATGGCATCTAAAAAACGTGTAAATTCATCTTCCTTAACATTAAATAATACGTCTTTTATTTCTTGTATTATTGTAGAAGTTGTTGTCTTGATGCTTAAATTGCTGTTTCTCTGATTCATTTTTCTTTATTGTGCGGATTAGTACTCTATCAAAAGGAAATTTTATCAATTATCAATCATAGTTTCAAGCGATATATACGTCAAGCCATTTGCCCATGATAACGTAATCATTTTTCCTACCCAATGATAATATTTTTTTTATTGATTAAGGTAGTATTTGTTGTTAAGATCTTCTGTCTTAGCTTTTTCACATTTCAAATTATTCATTATATATAAAGATGATGGCAGGCAATTCCTTTATTGGTCAAATTATAACGCTTTATGAAATTGTACTTATTGTAAGAATCATTTTATCCTGGGTTCCGCATAATGCCTATCATCCGGCAGCGGTATTTCTCTACAAAATAACAGATCCCGTTTTAACCCCTGTCAGACGTATAATACCGTCAATCGGCGGAATTGATGTTTCCCCTATTGTTGTCTTTATCGGGCTAGGATTTATCAAAAGGGCCGTTAGTTAAGAAGCACAAAATAATAGGTATAGGTCCTCCCTTTGTGTCACATTTCTTAATTGCATACCAAATTTTCAAAACTATCTGAATTTTTATGGAATTAGCCGTGCTGCCATGG is drawn from Candidatus Scalindua sp. and contains these coding sequences:
- a CDS encoding methyltransferase domain-containing protein, producing MQVTMVKYLFIAMSLWLSCCLSLSADTRRPGRLFPPAKIPVLEEQREWQDIEEIMKRVGIQSGDVVADIGAGSGFFTIPLAEKVGARGLVYAEDIQKGMVDYIAQKVDQMQIENIRVVLGEIDDPALPENTLDYAFMANIYHELEQPLLLLKNVKNDLHLHGKLVIIDWDPRKPSPFGPPKEEKVPEEIVLKEAEEAGFTFVERHEFMPYHYLLLFEKSIINPCN
- a CDS encoding YggT family protein, whose amino-acid sequence is MMAGNSFIGQIITLYEIVLIVRIILSWVPHNAYHPAAVFLYKITDPVLTPVRRIIPSIGGIDVSPIVVFIGLGFIKRAVS
- a CDS encoding SDR family oxidoreductase, with product MRTLVTGGSGFLGSHICDYLLDKGHQVICMDNLLTGTTSNINHLMGNPNFQFIKHNVSDYIYIGGEIDAILHFASPASPLDYLRLPIQTLKVGSLGTLNALGVAKNKDARFLLASTSEVYGDPLAHPQSEDYWGNVNPVGPRGVYDEAKRFAEAMVMAYHTHHGLDTKIARIFNTYGPRMRIKDGRALPAFISQAIVGDDLTVFGDGSQTRSFCYVSDLVDGICKLLMSEYNHPVNIGNPEELTLMDMAREIIDLTQSKSGIVFKPLPTDDPKCRQPDITKAKELLDWSPKTGRTEGLKKTIEYFKGVLGK
- the dapF gene encoding diaminopimelate epimerase, which gives rise to MKFTKMQGIGNDYVYINCFDEVVENPSKLAVAISDRHYGVGSDGLILIMPSEVADVKMRIFNADGSEAQMCGNGIRCVAKYSYACDLKKCEKITIETLAGIKTAMLTLTDDTVSRVKVEMGTPLLLRNEIPMVGKNEIVINEPLHLDNSSINITCVSMGNPHCISFWDDVDSLALESIGKAIENHDVFPQRINAHFVQIISSNKIKMRTWERGSGETLACGTGAIASCVASVLNKKTERSITVCLLGGDLLTEWTEDNKTYMTGPAEFVFTGQWEEKKT
- a CDS encoding aspartate kinase, giving the protein MQLIVQKFGGTSVADAARIKAAAKRVTETFSNGNKVIVVVSARGKMTDDLLELAYEIDKRPSTRELDMLLSTGEQMSCALMAMAIHSLGFPAVSFSGRQIGITTDSTHTKARIVNINADRISAELSRNKIIVIAGYQGVDENDNITTLGRGGSDTTAVAIAALLKADMCDIFTDVDGVYTSDPRIVPDARKLAKISYDEILELASLGAQVLNVRSIEVAKKYNVPLRVRPSFNDGSGTLICREVSEMENIVVSGATVTKNEAKITIMGIPDRPGSAAKIFQELAEAKINVDVIIQNISSNGLADVTFTVLRDDLAFALETTERIKNKINATGIIADDKIAKLSIVGIGMRSHCGIAEDLFRALADEEINIQMISTSEIKISCVIDQKCADRALVAVHKAFKLDRE
- a CDS encoding SIS domain-containing protein, with the protein product MNQRNSNLSIKTTTSTIIQEIKDVLFNVKEDEFTRFLDAIKDSNNIFVTGQGRSGLVARTFAMRLTHIGFKCFVVGETTTPNIDNGDLLIACSSSGKTSITCHIASLARDLDAFIVVITAHPDSELSRKSTLTIEIPAPAREIGHVFQSKYSVQFRSTLFEQACLVYLDAVILTLVRLLDREEAEMMNRHANLE
- a CDS encoding 1,4-dihydroxy-6-naphthoate synthase; protein product: MKLKMGISPCPNDTFIFHALLHRLIDTGLFEFEVTFADVQRLNEGAQAGDFDVVKISFGNLWNVQDTYGLLYSGGAMGYGCGPLLLSAKSNLLDPDIPVGVPGKNTTANTLLRFWAERKGVTFEVEYACFDELYRDLLKGERVQSLVIHENRFTYEADGLYLICDLGEYWEHKTGAPIPLGGIVVRRELGSDVAKRVDELIRQSVEFAWKNPEKSTAFIREHAQETEKSVVSSHIAMYVNDFSAHMGDRGERAVRRLQQLIAPEFAGVNTCFAYDY